The Hydrogenophaga crocea genome contains a region encoding:
- the rpsQ gene encoding 30S ribosomal protein S17, whose protein sequence is MTEAKTSLQRTLIGKVVSDKRAKTVTVLVERRVKHPIYDKIVIKSSKYHAHDEKGEYKLGDLIEITESRPISKTKNWVASRLVQKAAIV, encoded by the coding sequence ATGACGGAAGCCAAAACCTCCCTCCAGCGCACCCTCATCGGCAAGGTGGTCAGTGACAAGCGTGCCAAGACCGTGACGGTCCTGGTCGAGCGTCGCGTGAAGCACCCGATCTACGACAAGATCGTGATCAAGTCGAGCAAGTACCACGCGCACGACGAAAAGGGCGAATACAAGCTGGGCGATCTGATCGAGATCACCGAGAGCCGCCCGATCTCCAAGACCAAGAACTGGGTGGCCAGCCGCCTGGTGCAAAAGGCCGCCATCGTCTGA
- the rpmC gene encoding 50S ribosomal protein L29: MKSAELRQKDVAGLEAEVKSLQKAHFGLRMQKATQQLNNTATLGDTRRAIARAKTILAEKQRAAAK, from the coding sequence ATGAAATCTGCTGAACTGCGCCAGAAGGACGTGGCCGGCCTCGAAGCCGAAGTCAAATCGCTGCAGAAGGCCCATTTCGGTCTTCGCATGCAGAAGGCCACGCAACAACTCAACAACACCGCCACGCTGGGCGACACCCGCCGTGCCATCGCTCGCGCCAAGACCATCCTGGCCGAGAAGCAGCGCGCTGCCGCCAAGTGA
- the rplP gene encoding 50S ribosomal protein L16, with the protein MLQPARRKYRKEHKGRNTGVATSGATVAFGDFGLKSTDRGRLTARQIEAARRAISRHVKRGGRIWIRVFPDKPISQKPAEVRMGNGKGSVEYYVAEIQPGKVLYEIVGVPEQLAREAFALAAAKLPLRTTFVTRMLGQ; encoded by the coding sequence ATGTTGCAACCCGCTCGTCGCAAGTACCGCAAGGAGCACAAAGGCCGTAACACCGGCGTCGCCACCAGCGGCGCCACCGTGGCCTTCGGCGACTTCGGTCTCAAGTCCACCGACCGCGGCCGCCTGACGGCCCGTCAGATCGAGGCCGCGCGCCGCGCGATCTCCCGTCACGTCAAACGTGGCGGCCGCATCTGGATCCGCGTGTTCCCGGACAAGCCGATCTCGCAGAAGCCTGCTGAAGTCCGTATGGGCAACGGCAAGGGCTCGGTCGAGTACTACGTGGCCGAAATCCAGCCCGGCAAGGTGCTGTACGAAATCGTTGGCGTGCCCGAGCAACTCGCTCGCGAAGCCTTCGCCCTGGCCGCCGCCAAACTTCCCCTGCGCACCACCTTCGTGACGCGCATGCTGGGTCAGTGA
- the rpsC gene encoding 30S ribosomal protein S3, which yields MGQKINPTGFRLAVSRNWASRWYASNRDFAGMLAEDIKVREYLKGKLKNAAVSRVVIERPAKNARITIYSARPGVVIGKKGEDIEKLKKDLAAKLGVPVAVNIEEVRKPEIDAKLIADSITQQLEKRIMFRRAMKRAMQNAMRLGAQGIKIMSAGRLNGIEIARTEWYREGRVPLHTLRADIDYGTSEAKTTYGVIGVKVWVYKGDTLGRNDAPVVAEPRPEEERRPRGPRRERERPAGPAARAAVRRGTNTAPADGSDKPAEATGGDSKPAVKRVRKDAPAPAAADGKGE from the coding sequence ATGGGACAGAAAATCAACCCGACCGGCTTCCGCCTGGCCGTCTCGCGCAACTGGGCCAGCCGTTGGTACGCCAGCAACCGCGACTTCGCCGGCATGCTGGCCGAAGACATCAAGGTGCGTGAGTACCTCAAGGGCAAGCTCAAGAACGCCGCCGTCTCGCGCGTGGTCATCGAGCGCCCCGCCAAGAACGCCCGCATCACCATCTACTCGGCACGTCCGGGCGTGGTGATCGGCAAGAAGGGCGAGGACATCGAGAAGCTCAAGAAGGACCTGGCCGCCAAGCTCGGCGTGCCGGTGGCCGTGAACATCGAAGAAGTGCGCAAGCCCGAGATCGATGCCAAGCTGATCGCCGACTCGATCACCCAGCAGCTCGAGAAGCGCATCATGTTCCGCCGCGCCATGAAGCGCGCGATGCAGAACGCCATGCGCCTCGGTGCCCAGGGCATCAAGATCATGAGCGCCGGTCGTCTGAACGGCATCGAGATCGCCCGCACCGAGTGGTACCGCGAAGGCCGTGTGCCCCTGCACACCCTGCGCGCCGACATCGACTACGGCACCTCCGAAGCCAAGACCACCTACGGCGTCATCGGCGTCAAGGTGTGGGTCTACAAGGGCGACACCCTGGGCCGCAACGACGCGCCTGTGGTGGCCGAGCCGCGCCCCGAAGAAGAGCGCCGCCCGCGTGGTCCGCGCCGTGAGCGTGAGCGTCCGGCCGGCCCGGCTGCCCGCGCCGCTGTTCGCCGTGGCACCAACACCGCTCCCGCCGACGGCAGCGACAAGCCCGCCGAAGCCACGGGTGGTGATTCCAAACCCGCCGTTAAGCGTGTTCGCAAAGACGCGCCCGCACCTGCAGCTGCGGACGGCAAAGGAGAATAA
- the rplV gene encoding 50S ribosomal protein L22, giving the protein MSTETRSVVRGVRLSVDKGRLVADLIRGKKVDQALNILSFTQKKAAGIVKKALESAIANAEHNDGADIDELRVKTIYVEQGTTLKRFEARAKGRGNRISKPTCHIYVTVGN; this is encoded by the coding sequence ATGAGTACGGAAACCCGCTCTGTCGTCCGTGGCGTGCGCCTGTCGGTGGACAAAGGCCGCCTCGTGGCCGACCTGATCCGTGGCAAGAAGGTGGACCAGGCCCTCAACATCCTGTCCTTCACCCAGAAGAAGGCCGCCGGCATCGTCAAGAAGGCCCTCGAATCCGCCATCGCCAATGCCGAGCACAACGACGGTGCCGACATCGACGAGCTGCGCGTGAAAACGATCTACGTCGAGCAAGGCACGACGCTCAAGCGTTTCGAGGCCCGCGCCAAAGGCCGTGGCAACCGCATCAGCAAACCCACGTGTCACATCTACGTGACGGTCGGCAACTGA